The Candidatus Methylomirabilis tolerans genomic sequence CCGGGACGAGAGAGATTGTCAAGTACGGTGACGAGGTGACCGAGGCGCAATAAGCGTTGTGTGGCGTTACATCCGATGAAGCCGCAACCGCCGGTGATCAAGACTTTCATTTCGTTGTGAACGACTCGGGGACCAGATAGGAAGAGGTGTAAGGTTTCTTCAGTGTCGACATTATTGCCACCTTTCTCGAAGGTCGATTCCCTGTATCGCTTTGACCCACAACCTTCACGTCAAATACCCCACGGCAGCAGCGATACCTGAGGCGCACGCATCCACATCCCAGGCGCGTATTAATTCACGCGCTTTTTTTCCCATCTCCAGACGCAACGCCTCAGACTGGAGCAAGCTTTCCAAAGCCCCCGCAAGGGCTTCTACGTCACCACAGGGGTACACAAACCCCGTGCCCTGTCCTTGCACCAAATCCGCAGCTGCGCCAACTTCGTCGCTGACCACTACTGGCAAACCGGCGGCCATTACCTCGTTCAGTACCAAGCCCCAAGACTCCGCATCCGCCGGAAGAACAAAAACATCGCTGGCCGCATAAAGGGTCGGTAGATTGGACTGGTTCTGAAACCCAATAAAGTGGACACGTTCAATGCCGAACGCAACGACCATCGATCGTAGGATGGGTTCCTCTTCCCCTGATCCGGCCATAACCAACCACGCATCACGAAAACGTGGCGCGACTAGGGCGAACGCTCTGACAAGATCTGCGGGTCTTTTTTGTAAGATGAGTTTTGATGCATACAAGACAACCGTACAATCTTCTGGCAACCCCAATGTCCTGCGACATTTCAGCCTCTGAATCTGTAGCTCTTCCGCCTGAAGTGAAAACATTGCGTTATCCACGCAGAAAGGCGCAAAAAAAATGCGCTCCTCAGCAACCCCGAATGCAGCGTAATATGCTCGATTCAAGGAGCCAATCGCCAGTACGCCATCAAACATCTTGAACAGAAAGTGCTTAAACAACCGCTTCCAAAAAGGTGCAGAAAGATGGTGCCGTTGGAGTCGCGTATCGCCACGAACAAAGACACGAGTACCTATAAGCTTTGCAACCAGAACAGCGAGCAAATTAGTTAGGCCGTTGTACCCATGAACAATTAGCACATCGAAACGCCTGCGCAGCAGTTCTTTCACAATACCAGGTTCATAACCGGTTAAAGCCGTTTTGTTCGATAGAAAATGGCTTTCATGGCCGTCCAGCAAGGGAATATCCCACTGCACGGTCTGGGCGAATCCTGGATCGTAATAGGCATCTACACCCATCCGAGTCCGGTAAAGCACCAACAGGCTGACGTCCGGCCGCTCGGATAGCGCCCGATAGACCGGCACGAAATACTGGATCGGATGGCTGACGAGAATCCCCAGCT encodes the following:
- a CDS encoding glycosyltransferase: MKLGILVSHPIQYFVPVYRALSERPDVSLLVLYRTRMGVDAYYDPGFAQTVQWDIPLLDGHESHFLSNKTALTGYEPGIVKELLRRRFDVLIVHGYNGLTNLLAVLVAKLIGTRVFVRGDTRLQRHHLSAPFWKRLFKHFLFKMFDGVLAIGSLNRAYYAAFGVAEERIFFAPFCVDNAMFSLQAEELQIQRLKCRRTLGLPEDCTVVLYASKLILQKRPADLVRAFALVAPRFRDAWLVMAGSGEEEPILRSMVVAFGIERVHFIGFQNQSNLPTLYAASDVFVLPADAESWGLVLNEVMAAGLPVVVSDEVGAAADLVQGQGTGFVYPCGDVEALAGALESLLQSEALRLEMGKKARELIRAWDVDACASGIAAAVGYLT